From the Desulfosarcina sp. BuS5 genome, one window contains:
- a CDS encoding type II secretion system protein, giving the protein MHRILRKCRAAAGFTLIEILVALVILSISLVTIMQLFSGGLKASRIAGDYTQAIFLAREKMEELLLDKEDSTEITEGDFNNDYKWQAEITPFSLTAGDDNKVPVEVYEIQVSVSRKDDTGKQVLLQTLKTVKKEDES; this is encoded by the coding sequence ATGCATCGCATATTACGGAAATGCAGAGCAGCCGCAGGATTTACATTAATAGAAATCCTTGTCGCCCTGGTTATTCTTTCGATCTCCCTGGTAACTATAATGCAGCTCTTTTCAGGCGGACTGAAAGCCAGCAGAATAGCAGGCGATTATACCCAGGCCATATTTCTGGCCCGGGAAAAAATGGAGGAGCTGCTGCTGGATAAAGAGGACTCAACAGAGATAACAGAAGGAGATTTTAATAATGATTACAAATGGCAGGCCGAGATTACGCCTTTCAGCCTGACTGCCGGCGACGACAACAAGGTTCCGGTTGAGGTTTACGAAATTCAGGTATCGGTAAGCAGAAAGGATGATACAGGAAAGCAGGTTCTTCTGCAAACGTTGAAAACAGTCAAAAAAGAGGATGAAAGCTGA
- the pilM gene encoding pilus assembly protein PilM codes for MFFESSLGIDIRDNCLVFVHLKKSFKKIVFAEHEIFPVETGKNEDESGKIYPELIQNFINKNSIKPDTIFLGLPRNTVLLKYIELPLAVKENLENTLKYEIEKYFPFASDDIYFDFQVIETDNRNNKINILVVAVKKNIVDTILETCRQAGLYFSGIEISSTALVNSLSYDRPAGHDHPYLAIADIRSDHIELNIKKRDMLIYSKYIEADTKNQDLTAEILINELHAATLILLPKTDETDNRTDELSLTLTGSGADEYLYKLIKAKGAVDTVSYNSLSAHTLPAGFETAYGLTVKGVAEAAIDINLAPAGFLKKPGRAGRNIFLILFILSIISAVGWSGSSLVKAKIIINSLNAEIAALKPEFKQVEHLRTELNEIENNLQHLNRLSHNNRSMLKIINTLATLIPKTAWVKNITCKNGTVEIEGYADTASGLIPVLEQSPMFSDVSFKSTIVKDRSGKERFKIGMSLSIFK; via the coding sequence TTGTTTTTTGAATCGAGTCTGGGAATAGATATCAGGGATAACTGCCTGGTTTTTGTGCATCTGAAAAAATCATTTAAAAAAATTGTCTTTGCAGAGCACGAAATATTTCCTGTGGAAACAGGTAAAAACGAAGATGAAAGCGGTAAAATTTATCCGGAGCTGATTCAAAATTTCATCAACAAAAACAGCATTAAACCTGATACCATTTTTCTGGGTCTGCCACGCAATACCGTTTTGCTGAAATATATTGAACTTCCTCTGGCGGTGAAAGAAAACCTTGAAAACACGCTGAAATATGAAATTGAAAAATATTTTCCTTTTGCTTCCGATGATATCTATTTCGATTTTCAGGTTATAGAAACAGACAACAGGAATAATAAAATTAATATTCTTGTTGTAGCCGTCAAAAAGAATATAGTCGACACCATTCTCGAAACCTGCCGCCAAGCAGGCTTGTATTTTTCCGGCATAGAGATAAGTTCAACAGCCCTGGTCAACTCATTATCTTATGACCGGCCCGCCGGCCATGATCATCCATATCTTGCCATTGCGGATATCCGCAGCGACCATATTGAACTTAACATAAAAAAAAGGGATATGCTTATATATTCCAAATATATTGAAGCAGATACAAAAAATCAGGATTTAACCGCGGAAATACTCATTAATGAACTGCATGCCGCAACCCTGATACTCCTCCCCAAAACAGATGAAACCGATAACAGGACGGACGAATTAAGCCTGACACTAACCGGGTCAGGCGCGGATGAGTACCTTTACAAATTAATCAAGGCAAAAGGAGCGGTGGATACGGTTTCCTATAACTCTCTAAGTGCTCATACGCTTCCGGCCGGGTTTGAAACAGCTTATGGACTTACAGTAAAAGGGGTTGCCGAAGCAGCCATTGATATCAACCTGGCTCCTGCAGGTTTTTTAAAAAAACCGGGCCGGGCCGGACGTAATATTTTCCTTATCCTCTTTATTTTATCCATTATATCCGCCGTTGGATGGTCGGGAAGTTCCCTTGTTAAAGCGAAGATTATAATTAACAGCCTGAATGCTGAAATCGCAGCTCTTAAACCAGAATTTAAACAAGTGGAGCATCTCCGGACAGAATTGAATGAGATCGAGAACAACCTGCAACACCTTAACAGGCTAAGCCATAATAACAGATCAATGCTTAAAATTATCAATACCCTTGCTACGCTTATACCCAAAACCGCATGGGTAAAAAATATTACATGCAAAAACGGAACAGTGGAGATAGAAGGTTATGCCGATACAGCATCAGGGCTTATTCCGGTTCTTGAGCAGTCTCCCATGTTTAGCGATGTAAGTTTTAAATCTACAATTGTTAAGGATAGAAGCGGTAAGGAAAGATTCAAAATAGGTATGTCTCTATCGATTTTCAAATAA
- a CDS encoding prepilin-type N-terminal cleavage/methylation domain-containing protein, with amino-acid sequence MNDKGKISSPGFTLLELIIVMIIIGLMSVLVVPVIGGSLSNMELKTAAKKTASALRYCRNKAATQKTTYIAGIDFAANIISVENKKKAPEKPGETDEPDLKTYKLPDGVHMEKIVSGDQEIDSGRFKITFFPNGSCSGGLITLAGTREKQYNINLDSITGIVTIVN; translated from the coding sequence ATGAATGATAAAGGAAAAATATCTTCTCCAGGGTTTACGCTGCTTGAGCTTATTATTGTAATGATAATTATCGGGCTTATGTCGGTTCTGGTGGTTCCGGTAATCGGCGGCAGCCTTTCGAACATGGAATTAAAAACCGCTGCCAAAAAAACCGCATCCGCTCTCAGGTACTGCCGGAACAAGGCTGCAACCCAGAAAACAACTTATATTGCGGGCATAGATTTTGCTGCAAATATTATTTCCGTAGAAAACAAAAAAAAGGCCCCTGAAAAACCGGGAGAAACGGATGAGCCTGATTTAAAAACATATAAACTTCCCGATGGGGTACACATGGAAAAAATCGTATCCGGGGATCAGGAAATCGACAGCGGCAGATTCAAAATTACTTTTTTCCCCAATGGCAGCTGCAGCGGAGGGCTGATTACATTGGCCGGAACCAGGGAAAAGCAATATAATATTAATCTGGATTCCATCACCGGAATTGTTACAATAGTGAATTGA
- a CDS encoding general secretion pathway protein GspK, giving the protein MTEFKILNNKNGIALFVVLWLVALLAVIVGEFCHAMRTEINITRNFKESAESYYIALAGINRAVAELLIRKHSRPEVLPPEEESDETNETEWRVGADIAPVDFGTGAYKVTITNESGKININKAAKSMLMMLLNTFDIDENEKDVITDSILDWRDKDNLHHLNGAEDDYYQSLDNPYECKDADFDSVEELLLVKGITKAIFYGGLESMVTIYSETGKININAASEKMLLSIPGMTGPAAKEIIKYRGEQKIKSIAELNDIIDPDIYLSIKSYIALNLSPFYTIESFGGIAGSSIKEGIGALIKIDAASDKGYRIIRWTDFVEDQFVF; this is encoded by the coding sequence ATGACCGAATTTAAAATTTTAAATAATAAAAACGGCATTGCGCTTTTTGTCGTATTATGGCTGGTTGCTCTGCTGGCGGTCATTGTGGGAGAGTTCTGCCATGCCATGCGAACCGAGATTAATATTACCCGTAACTTTAAAGAGAGCGCCGAAAGTTACTACATTGCGCTTGCAGGCATAAACAGGGCTGTGGCTGAATTATTAATCAGAAAACATTCCCGGCCTGAGGTTTTGCCGCCAGAGGAAGAAAGCGATGAAACTAATGAAACCGAATGGAGGGTCGGGGCTGATATTGCTCCTGTAGATTTTGGAACCGGAGCGTATAAAGTTACCATAACAAATGAAAGCGGGAAGATAAATATAAACAAAGCCGCTAAAAGCATGCTTATGATGCTCCTGAACACCTTTGATATTGATGAAAATGAAAAAGATGTCATAACCGACTCGATTCTTGACTGGCGGGACAAGGATAATCTTCACCATTTAAACGGCGCCGAAGATGACTATTACCAGTCCCTGGATAATCCCTATGAATGCAAAGACGCTGATTTTGATTCTGTCGAAGAACTTCTGCTGGTAAAGGGCATCACCAAGGCAATTTTTTACGGCGGACTTGAGAGTATGGTGACTATCTATTCCGAAACCGGCAAGATCAATATAAATGCCGCCTCCGAAAAGATGCTGCTCTCAATTCCGGGAATGACTGGACCTGCCGCGAAGGAAATAATAAAATATAGAGGCGAACAAAAGATTAAAAGTATAGCCGAATTAAACGATATCATAGATCCTGATATTTATTTAAGCATAAAATCATACATTGCACTCAATCTGTCACCCTTTTATACGATAGAATCTTTTGGCGGGATTGCAGGCAGCAGTATTAAGGAGGGAATAGGCGCTTTGATAAAAATAGATGCAGCCTCTGATAAGGGGTACCGTATTATTCGATGGACAGACTTTGTGGAGGATCAATTTGTTTTTTGA
- a CDS encoding peptidylprolyl isomerase, whose protein sequence is MELISLQLAKERSIDLPMALEGGQMGTIERGKSLPEIEDILFTLEPGKFSQIVTTRFGFHILRVDKIIPQNFKPLAKIQIV, encoded by the coding sequence ATGGAGCTGATTTCATTGCAACTTGCAAAGGAACGTTCCATAGATCTGCCCATGGCTCTTGAAGGGGGACAAATGGGCACTATTGAGAGGGGTAAATCCCTGCCTGAGATAGAGGATATTCTCTTTACACTTGAACCGGGTAAATTCAGTCAAATAGTAACAACCAGGTTTGGTTTCCATATCCTCAGGGTGGATAAAATAATACCCCAGAATTTTAAACCGCTTGCTAAGATTCAAATAGTGTAA
- a CDS encoding type II toxin-antitoxin system YafQ family toxin has protein sequence MPAPVFTRQFDKDVKRMQKRGKKLEKIKLIIRFLIEEESLDPIHRDHKLIGNWQGRKECHIESDWLLIYKKEEGRVIFERTGTHSDLFQK, from the coding sequence ATGCCTGCTCCAGTATTTACTCGCCAGTTTGATAAAGATGTAAAACGGATGCAGAAACGAGGAAAAAAACTTGAAAAAATTAAATTAATCATCCGCTTCTTGATCGAAGAAGAAAGCCTTGATCCTATTCATAGAGACCATAAGTTAATCGGTAACTGGCAAGGGCGTAAAGAGTGCCACATTGAATCCGATTGGCTCCTGATTTACAAGAAAGAGGAAGGCCGCGTCATATTCGAACGTACGGGAACACACTCTGACCTATTCCAGAAATAA
- a CDS encoding type II secretion system protein GspJ, translated as MTNPLKNENGFTLIELLITITIFAVSIAIVFGGLRVGIRAWEKGEADIDYRQRNRIVLDLLKRQIKSTHLFEIQKDGEKSILFNGKNNSLEFVSGIALMPGSRKGLVHVKYTVQNNPKTEKKELQFFEEVNPVLAQDSEIDDEAEFTPLLPGIEELDFEYFGSTEDDEPGAWHPEWDAEQTGALPDAVKLILKTGPEKEAIKIIAPVLAEAAK; from the coding sequence CTGACAAACCCGCTTAAAAATGAAAACGGTTTTACCCTTATAGAACTTCTTATCACCATTACTATTTTTGCAGTCAGTATCGCAATTGTATTCGGCGGGTTAAGAGTCGGGATCCGGGCCTGGGAAAAAGGGGAAGCCGATATTGATTATCGCCAGAGAAACCGGATTGTACTCGACCTGTTAAAACGCCAGATAAAATCAACCCATCTCTTCGAGATCCAAAAGGACGGGGAAAAATCGATACTCTTTAACGGAAAAAACAACTCCCTGGAGTTTGTCTCAGGAATAGCTTTAATGCCGGGAAGCCGGAAAGGGCTTGTGCATGTAAAATACACAGTGCAAAACAACCCAAAAACCGAAAAAAAGGAGCTTCAATTCTTTGAGGAAGTCAATCCTGTGCTTGCGCAGGATTCGGAAATCGATGATGAAGCAGAGTTTACACCCCTTCTGCCTGGGATTGAAGAACTTGATTTTGAGTATTTCGGTTCAACCGAAGATGATGAGCCCGGGGCATGGCATCCTGAATGGGACGCCGAACAGACAGGGGCATTGCCGGACGCTGTAAAATTGATACTGAAAACAGGCCCTGAAAAAGAAGCGATCAAAATAATTGCTCCTGTTTTAGCAGAAGCGGCCAAATGA
- a CDS encoding type II secretion system F family protein yields MPIYSYRATNSAGEIIEGSMDAGSEKDLVGRLHKLGYIPIRIKHFEEGKAEINSFMALFNRVSSQDVMYFTQDISTLLNAGLPIDKSLAILVDITENKKFQGIIKDILKNVQGGSYLSDALGKYPDIYSPLYVNMVRAGEAGGVLELILGKLAEFLKNSQELLDYIKSAMVYPLLLFFVGGISMIILLTFVIPRFSVIFADMGQAIPASAALLLGLSAILRIYWWLIILLLGAAFFLFKRYINTTEGRLNFHTTLFKLPMAGKIIKDLEVARFSRTLGTLIKSGVPILEALRLVKDIIGNRFIAGSMDKIYEQVKEGERLSKPLKESNIFPTLAVQMVTVGEETGRLDELLLKIANNYDGVVRNMVQRLISLLEPAMILVMGLAIGFIVISMLMAIFSVNDMPF; encoded by the coding sequence GTGCCTATTTATTCATACCGGGCCACAAACAGCGCTGGAGAAATTATTGAAGGATCGATGGATGCCGGCAGCGAAAAGGATCTTGTCGGACGTCTTCATAAACTGGGATATATTCCCATAAGAATAAAACATTTTGAAGAGGGCAAGGCCGAAATAAACAGCTTTATGGCTCTCTTTAACCGGGTCTCCAGTCAGGACGTAATGTACTTTACCCAGGACATCTCCACTCTATTGAATGCCGGGCTTCCGATAGACAAAAGTCTTGCAATACTCGTTGATATTACAGAAAATAAAAAATTTCAGGGTATTATCAAAGATATCCTGAAAAATGTGCAGGGAGGAAGTTATTTATCGGATGCCCTGGGAAAATATCCGGATATTTATTCTCCGCTTTATGTTAATATGGTCAGAGCCGGAGAAGCAGGGGGCGTGCTGGAACTGATATTAGGAAAACTGGCCGAGTTTTTAAAAAATTCCCAGGAGCTGCTGGATTATATCAAATCCGCGATGGTCTATCCTCTTTTGCTGTTTTTTGTCGGCGGCATCTCCATGATTATCCTCCTCACTTTTGTAATACCAAGGTTTTCGGTTATTTTTGCCGATATGGGCCAGGCCATCCCTGCGTCGGCAGCCCTGCTGCTTGGTTTAAGCGCTATATTAAGGATATATTGGTGGCTTATCATATTGCTCCTGGGCGCAGCCTTTTTCCTGTTCAAAAGATATATCAACACCACTGAAGGGAGGCTGAATTTTCATACGACTCTTTTTAAACTGCCTATGGCAGGAAAAATCATCAAAGACCTGGAAGTGGCCAGGTTTTCAAGAACGCTAGGAACCCTGATCAAAAGCGGAGTGCCGATTCTTGAGGCCCTCAGGCTGGTTAAAGATATTATCGGCAACAGATTTATTGCAGGCTCCATGGATAAAATTTATGAGCAGGTAAAAGAAGGAGAAAGGTTATCCAAACCGCTGAAAGAGAGCAATATTTTCCCAACCCTGGCCGTGCAGATGGTAACAGTCGGGGAAGAGACCGGCCGGCTCGATGAACTTCTGCTCAAGATAGCGAATAATTATGACGGCGTAGTCAGAAATATGGTACAAAGGTTGATCAGCCTCCTGGAACCGGCTATGATTCTTGTCATGGGCCTGGCAATCGGTTTTATCGTGATCTCCATGCTTATGGCGATCTTCAGCGTAAATGATATGCCGTTTTGA
- a CDS encoding transposase: protein MASREQLQDTLCKRLFWHTAERNDGKVADYLFHRHEMNVVYAMDEATLFDSFFNYLQDIIENFFNRCIQQLAKQGLFPKIIKGSCDCTLYETTAKFEGCGKVSLKRKVKARGRRNNGELKEVKISLYGWKVWAIYEIETGIPLAIKIDTIEKPDNRHVLAVLEQAKTNVKPFSIIDSLVLDRGFLDGKVLYEIDLQGIEFAIPLKRNMEAAKDARQLALDHASLPPVTREISVPRGYGKKRYIEKVQTTLMAIPDLMTCDWFNPKGSKANTTKKNYEPIPLNAVVVKKWDNQVPPPDKQVVFITNIDVKDPFITFDRYDDRSLMENRLFREVKQNWHFEHPPKKTKEGVYVQAYMTMAMKALTTAFLKWQQDQLKLEALGKPGTWQMYRRKLKVINRNKLIVFADDYFGIFPSHEVFMLANVSVRDTEKELNITRDQIYAKYTELVHDKKS from the coding sequence ATGGCTTCGAGGGAACAATTACAAGACACACTCTGTAAACGACTTTTTTGGCACACCGCAGAGCGGAATGACGGCAAGGTTGCAGACTACCTTTTTCATCGCCACGAAATGAACGTGGTCTATGCCATGGATGAGGCTACCTTGTTTGATTCCTTCTTCAATTATCTGCAGGACATTATTGAAAATTTTTTCAATCGCTGCATTCAACAATTGGCCAAACAGGGACTTTTCCCGAAAATCATAAAAGGTTCCTGTGATTGCACTTTGTATGAAACCACCGCCAAGTTCGAGGGCTGTGGTAAAGTCAGTCTTAAACGCAAGGTCAAAGCCCGCGGCCGCCGGAACAATGGTGAACTCAAAGAGGTCAAAATTTCACTTTATGGCTGGAAGGTATGGGCCATTTATGAAATAGAAACCGGCATACCTCTGGCTATCAAGATCGATACTATTGAAAAACCGGACAATCGCCATGTCCTTGCAGTGTTAGAACAGGCCAAAACAAATGTAAAACCGTTCAGCATAATTGACTCGCTGGTGCTCGACCGCGGATTCCTCGACGGGAAGGTTCTCTACGAAATTGATCTGCAGGGCATTGAGTTTGCTATTCCTTTGAAAAGAAATATGGAAGCCGCCAAGGATGCTCGTCAGTTGGCGTTAGATCATGCCAGCCTTCCTCCTGTAACCCGTGAGATTTCAGTGCCTCGTGGTTACGGCAAAAAACGCTATATTGAAAAAGTACAAACCACTTTGATGGCAATACCTGACCTTATGACGTGTGACTGGTTCAACCCAAAAGGCTCCAAAGCCAATACTACTAAAAAAAACTATGAACCCATTCCTCTCAATGCAGTCGTTGTCAAAAAGTGGGACAACCAGGTTCCCCCGCCCGATAAGCAGGTCGTTTTCATAACCAACATCGACGTAAAAGATCCCTTCATAACTTTTGACCGCTATGACGACCGAAGCCTCATGGAAAATAGACTCTTCCGTGAGGTTAAACAAAACTGGCACTTTGAACACCCGCCTAAAAAAACAAAGGAAGGGGTTTATGTTCAAGCATATATGACCATGGCCATGAAAGCTCTCACTACTGCTTTCCTGAAATGGCAGCAAGATCAACTTAAATTGGAAGCCTTGGGCAAACCAGGGACCTGGCAGATGTACCGCCGAAAGCTTAAGGTCATCAATCGGAACAAATTGATTGTCTTTGCAGACGACTACTTTGGCATCTTCCCGTCACATGAAGTTTTCATGCTGGCAAATGTTTCTGTGCGCGATACGGAAAAAGAACTCAATATCACTCGAGACCAAATCTACGCCAAGTATACTGAACTGGTGCACGATAAAAAATCCTAA
- the gspG gene encoding type II secretion system major pseudopilin GspG, producing the protein MQKVLYNKKGFTLIEILIVMVILGLLAALVGPKMFGKVGKSKQKAAKAQISLLETALDTFRLDMGRYPTSEEGLEALRTKPADSEKWDGPYIPKKVPLDPWSNPYEYQSPGENGDYDIISFGADGTADGEGENKDIVNWKNIDE; encoded by the coding sequence ATGCAAAAAGTATTATACAATAAAAAAGGTTTTACATTAATCGAGATTCTGATTGTAATGGTTATTCTCGGGCTTCTGGCCGCGCTGGTCGGCCCAAAGATGTTCGGCAAGGTAGGTAAATCGAAACAAAAAGCCGCCAAGGCCCAGATCTCACTCCTGGAAACTGCGCTGGATACCTTCCGGCTAGATATGGGCCGCTATCCCACCAGCGAGGAGGGGCTTGAAGCACTAAGGACCAAACCGGCCGATTCCGAAAAATGGGACGGACCTTATATTCCCAAAAAAGTTCCCCTCGATCCCTGGAGTAATCCTTACGAGTATCAATCACCTGGAGAAAATGGCGATTACGATATTATATCTTTCGGAGCCGACGGGACCGCCGACGGCGAGGGTGAAAACAAGGATATTGTCAACTGGAAAAACATCGATGAATGA
- a CDS encoding type II toxin-antitoxin system RelB/DinJ family antitoxin: protein MSKTATIRARIQPELKDKAEYIFRRLGLSTTQAITLFYKQVELRGGLPFEVAIPNKTTRRTFANTDAGRDLILCEDTDDMFRKLGI from the coding sequence ATGAGCAAAACAGCAACCATAAGAGCACGGATACAACCCGAGCTTAAAGACAAGGCAGAGTATATATTTCGCAGACTTGGATTGTCCACAACTCAAGCGATTACACTTTTCTATAAGCAGGTCGAGTTGCGGGGTGGGCTTCCTTTTGAAGTCGCAATTCCCAATAAGACCACACGCCGGACATTTGCAAACACCGATGCTGGACGTGATCTGATTCTTTGCGAAGACACTGATGACATGTTTAGAAAACTCGGTATTTGA
- the gspE gene encoding type II secretion system ATPase GspE: MQKEIPRLALEDYHKEQAILDKNLSVEFMKQSRFYPFELKDNRLRIVMADPYDFYTIDAIQLAFGFELDIFIGQEDEILEAIETGYGAGAQSVEKIIEEMDKTNGGDFSAMDEDINHLKDLASEAPIIKLVNKIITRAVEMMASDIHFEPFEKDFKIRYRIDGVLLDAEFPPKRLQAAIISRVKIIAKMNIAERRLPQDGRIKLRIAGKEIDFRVSTVPTLFGESLVMRILDRESLVLDFVELGFPDAVLTSYNKLIEQPYGIILVTGPTGSGKTTTLYASLSKLNSAEKKIITVEDPVEYQLKGINQIQINPKIGLTFASGLRSIVRQDPDIILIGEIRDIETAEIAIQSALTGHLVFSTLHTNDATGAIARMAEMGVENYLLTSALSGVLAQRLVRRICPHCKEAYHPAESMLAEIGINKNKADDIIFFRGRGCEQCRHTGYIGRVAILEYLAVDDDIKKEIMLKSNLDKIRAIAIDKGMTTLRKQGLEKVKAGLTTIPEVLKATLKES; encoded by the coding sequence ATGCAAAAAGAAATACCGCGGCTGGCGCTGGAAGATTATCATAAAGAGCAGGCGATCCTGGATAAAAACCTGTCGGTTGAGTTCATGAAGCAGTCCAGGTTCTATCCTTTTGAGCTGAAAGATAACAGATTGCGAATCGTAATGGCCGATCCGTATGATTTTTACACCATAGATGCCATCCAGCTAGCTTTTGGATTTGAGCTGGATATCTTTATCGGCCAGGAGGATGAGATCCTGGAGGCCATAGAAACCGGGTATGGTGCCGGAGCCCAGTCCGTGGAAAAGATAATCGAAGAGATGGACAAAACTAATGGCGGAGATTTCTCTGCAATGGATGAGGATATCAACCATCTCAAGGACCTGGCTTCCGAGGCTCCGATAATAAAACTGGTCAACAAAATCATTACCAGGGCCGTGGAAATGATGGCCAGCGATATTCATTTTGAGCCCTTTGAAAAGGATTTCAAGATAAGATACAGGATTGACGGCGTGCTGCTTGACGCCGAGTTTCCACCCAAACGTCTTCAGGCTGCAATAATATCAAGGGTTAAAATCATTGCCAAAATGAATATTGCGGAAAGACGTCTGCCCCAGGACGGAAGAATCAAACTTAGAATTGCGGGCAAGGAGATCGACTTCCGGGTATCGACGGTGCCGACGCTCTTTGGTGAAAGCCTGGTGATGAGAATCCTGGACCGGGAGTCGCTGGTGCTCGACTTTGTGGAACTCGGCTTTCCCGATGCTGTCTTGACCAGCTACAACAAGCTGATAGAACAGCCTTACGGCATCATCCTCGTTACCGGCCCTACCGGCAGCGGAAAAACCACCACCCTGTATGCTTCGCTTTCAAAATTGAATTCCGCTGAAAAAAAAATCATCACCGTTGAAGATCCTGTCGAATATCAGCTTAAGGGGATAAACCAGATCCAGATAAATCCAAAAATCGGTTTAACCTTTGCGAGCGGTCTCAGGTCTATTGTGCGCCAGGATCCCGACATTATCCTGATCGGGGAGATAAGGGATATTGAAACCGCTGAAATCGCAATCCAGTCCGCTTTGACCGGCCATCTTGTTTTCAGCACCCTGCATACCAATGATGCCACCGGCGCAATCGCACGAATGGCCGAAATGGGGGTCGAGAATTACCTGCTTACATCAGCCCTGTCAGGCGTTCTGGCCCAAAGACTGGTCAGGAGAATTTGTCCCCATTGCAAAGAGGCCTATCATCCGGCGGAAAGTATGCTGGCTGAGATAGGGATCAATAAAAACAAAGCCGATGATATTATTTTTTTCCGCGGCCGGGGATGTGAGCAATGCCGGCATACCGGTTATATCGGGAGAGTGGCGATCCTGGAATATCTGGCAGTTGATGATGATATCAAGAAAGAGATCATGTTAAAATCGAATCTGGACAAAATCAGGGCGATAGCGATCGATAAAGGGATGACAACCCTTAGAAAACAGGGTCTGGAAAAAGTGAAAGCCGGATTGACCACCATCCCCGAAGTATTGAAGGCAACCCTGAAAGAGAGTTGA